In one window of Acanthochromis polyacanthus isolate Apoly-LR-REF ecotype Palm Island chromosome 8, KAUST_Apoly_ChrSc, whole genome shotgun sequence DNA:
- the LOC110945987 gene encoding LOW QUALITY PROTEIN: carbohydrate sulfotransferase 6-like (The sequence of the model RefSeq protein was modified relative to this genomic sequence to represent the inferred CDS: inserted 2 bases in 2 codons; deleted 1 base in 1 codon), whose amino-acid sequence MMPYCRVNLSIMTFLVILQGAAVVLFCGWYLQLSPSNGKVHVLLLSSWRSGSSLMGQVFSQHPSVFYLMEPAWHVWTRLRNQGARSLRMAVRDLLRSVFQCDLSVMEAYMQEPYRFTSLFMWAQSRALCSPPACMLTPRNQLSNRTECEQHCKAQGLQRAEEACNTYSHVVLKEVRFFELESLYPXLQDPSLDLRIIHLVRDPRAVFRSREESAYDLRRDSATVLEQCKVPAEEVQHQVMQEICRSHMSINERAVLKPPPFLKGRYKMVRYEDMVLNPLEEIDAMFEFVGLEMTQQLKEWVYRMTHGKGKGRRKDAFKVISRDADLVSQAXRTMLPHSKVKRIQEVCKGAMSLLGYKTVNSDEEQKRLDIDLLVPREPDQ is encoded by the exons ATGATGCCATACTGCAGAGTGAACCTCAGCATCATGACCTTCCTGGTCATCCTGCAGGGGGCGGCGGTGGTGCTGTTCTGCGGCTGGTACTTGCAGCTCAGCCCCTCCAACGGCAAAGTCCACGTCCTGCTGCTGTCGTCGTGGCGATCGGGCTCGTCCTTGATGGGCCAGGTGTTCAGCCAGCACCCGTCCGTCTTCTACCTCATGGAGCCGGCGTGGCACGTCTGGACCCGGCTGCGGAATCAAGGCGCCCGGTCGCTCCGCATGGCGGTGAGGGATCTGCTGCGGAGTGTCTTCCAGTGCGACCTCTCTGTGATGGAGGCCTACATGCAGGAGCCATACAGGTTCACCTCCTTGTTCATGTGGGCCCAAAGCCGGGCCCTTTGCTCC CCGCCGGCTTGTATGTTGACGCCACGGAACCAGTTAAGCAACAGAACTGAGTGTGAGCAGCACTGCAAAGCTCAGGGCCTGCAGCGAGCTGAGGAGGCCTGCAACACCTACAGCCATGTGGTGCTAAAGGAGGTGCGCTTTTTTGAGCTGGAATCTCTTTACC TTCTGCAGGACCCCAGCCTGGATCTCCGCATCATCCACCTGGTCCGGGACCCGCGGGCGGTTTTCCGATCCAGGGAGGAGTCGGCCTATGACTTGAGGCGTGACAGTGCCACTGTGTTGGAGCAGTGTAAAGTCCCGGCCGAAGAGGTGCAGCACCAGGTCATGCAGGAGATCTGCCGTAGCCACATGAGCATCAACGAGCGTGCCGTCCTGAAGCCGCCTCCATTTCTGAAGGGCCGCTACAAGATGGTGCGCTACGAGGACATGGTGCTCAACCCGCTGGAGGAGATCGATGCTATgttcgagtttgtgggtttggAGATGACGCAGCAGCTGAAGGAGTGGGTATACCGTATGACCCACGGGAAGGGCAAAGGAAGAAGGAAAGACGCATTCAAAGTCATATCGCGAGATGCTGACCTCGTGTCTCAGG TGCGCACAATGCTGCCGCACAGCAAAGTCAAACGCATCCAGGAGGTGTGCAAAGGCGCCATGTCACTGCTCGGCTACAAGACAGTCAACAGCGACGAAGAGCAGAAAAGACTCGACATAGATCTGCTGGTGCCTCGGGAGCCTGATCAGTAG